Proteins encoded by one window of Pseudomonas tructae:
- a CDS encoding lysylphosphatidylglycerol synthase domain-containing protein: protein MSRHTTPWRRARQLLTLAFFVLVPVLLFTLLQNLDWQELRRALAAYRWSTLGLAFAISLCSFALFSSFDLLARHYTGHQLPARRVLPLAFVCYAFNLNLSAWVGGIALRYRLYSRQGLKVATITRILSLGLLTNWLGYFLLAGSVFICGLPRLPTGMEIGNSGLRLIGALLLLLAATYLLACAFSRRRTWRLHRHQITLPGIRLAALQALMGACNWSLMALVVFSLLPNGAGYPTVLAVLLISSIAGVVTHIPAGLGVLEAVFLTLLQGTYSKGTLLAALLGYRVLYFLLPLLVASLVYLVLERLASQRGAAARSGSGG, encoded by the coding sequence ATGAGCAGACATACAACCCCCTGGCGACGCGCCCGGCAACTGCTGACCCTGGCGTTCTTCGTGCTGGTGCCGGTGCTGCTGTTCACTTTGCTGCAGAACCTCGACTGGCAGGAGTTGCGCCGGGCGTTGGCCGCCTACCGCTGGAGTACCCTGGGCCTGGCGTTCGCGATCAGCCTGTGCAGCTTCGCTCTGTTCAGCAGTTTCGACCTGCTCGCACGGCACTACACCGGGCACCAACTGCCAGCACGTCGAGTATTGCCCCTGGCGTTCGTCTGCTATGCCTTCAACCTCAACCTCAGTGCCTGGGTGGGCGGTATCGCTCTGCGCTATCGCTTGTACAGCCGGCAGGGCCTCAAGGTCGCGACCATCACCCGGATTCTCAGCCTGGGCCTGCTGACCAACTGGCTGGGCTATTTTCTACTGGCGGGCAGCGTGTTCATCTGTGGCCTGCCCCGGTTGCCGACCGGCATGGAGATCGGCAACAGCGGTCTGCGCCTGATCGGTGCACTGTTGCTGCTGCTGGCGGCAACCTATTTGCTGGCCTGTGCGTTTTCCCGCCGGCGCACCTGGCGCCTGCACCGGCATCAGATCACCCTGCCCGGCATCCGCCTGGCGGCACTGCAAGCGCTGATGGGAGCCTGCAACTGGTCGTTGATGGCGCTAGTGGTGTTCAGCCTGCTGCCCAACGGCGCGGGCTATCCGACAGTGCTGGCCGTGCTGTTGATCAGCAGCATTGCCGGGGTCGTGACCCATATTCCGGCGGGGTTGGGGGTGCTGGAGGCTGTGTTTCTGACCCTGCTGCAAGGCACGTACAGCAAGGGCACGCTGCTGGCCGCACTGCTCGGCTACCGGGTGCTGTACTTTCTCTTGCCGTTGCTGGTCGCAAGCCTGGTTTACCTGGTACTGGAGCGCCTGGCCAGTCAGCGCGGCGCTGCGGCAAGGTCGGGCAGCGGCGGCTGA
- the clsB gene encoding cardiolipin synthase ClsB, with product MNSPWRADNQVQLLINGEDYFACAFAAIAQARAEILLETFIIYEDKVGRQLQQLLIAAAQRGVKVEMLVDGYGTADLSVDYLRELSDAGVHLQGFDPSPKRLGMRTNLFRRLHRKILVVDGEVGFVGGINYCADHLADFGPMAKQDYAVQVRGPIVADLQRATLTLLEQRSALTPGSRRWWQRRLPIAADSEQASITLCIRDNQDHPNDIEQHYLQAINTARERITIANAYFFPGYRLLRAIRNAARRGVTVTLVLQGMPDMPWVRLCSRLLYNYLISDGVRIFEYCERPLHGKVALVDRQWSTVGSSNLDPLSLALNLEANLIIRDHAFNARLHQHLHDLTAHRCKAISQQRALRGYWWRAPLIFLTFHFIRHFPGLVGWLPAHVPRLKPLYAGNRAAHKTT from the coding sequence GTGAACAGCCCATGGCGAGCGGACAACCAGGTGCAACTGCTGATCAACGGCGAAGACTATTTCGCCTGTGCCTTCGCCGCGATCGCGCAAGCCCGGGCGGAAATTCTCCTGGAAACCTTCATCATCTACGAGGACAAGGTCGGCCGGCAGTTGCAGCAGTTGCTGATCGCGGCGGCGCAGCGCGGGGTAAAGGTAGAGATGCTGGTCGATGGTTACGGCACAGCCGACCTCAGCGTCGATTACCTGCGCGAGCTCAGCGACGCCGGTGTCCACCTGCAGGGTTTTGACCCGAGCCCCAAGCGCCTGGGCATGCGCACCAACCTGTTCCGACGCCTGCACCGCAAGATCCTGGTAGTCGACGGCGAGGTTGGTTTTGTCGGCGGCATCAATTACTGCGCCGATCACCTGGCCGATTTCGGCCCCATGGCCAAGCAGGACTACGCCGTGCAGGTACGCGGGCCGATCGTCGCCGATTTGCAGCGCGCCACCTTGACATTGCTGGAGCAGCGCAGCGCACTCACGCCAGGCAGCCGACGCTGGTGGCAGCGTCGCCTGCCGATCGCCGCCGACAGCGAACAGGCCAGCATCACCCTGTGCATCCGCGACAACCAGGATCACCCCAATGATATCGAGCAACACTATCTACAAGCGATAAACACCGCCCGTGAGCGCATCACCATCGCCAATGCCTACTTCTTTCCCGGTTACCGACTGCTGCGGGCGATTCGCAATGCCGCCCGACGCGGCGTCACAGTCACCCTGGTGCTGCAAGGCATGCCGGACATGCCCTGGGTGCGTCTGTGTTCACGCCTGCTGTACAACTACCTGATCAGCGATGGCGTGCGTATTTTCGAGTACTGCGAGCGGCCGCTGCACGGCAAGGTCGCCCTGGTAGACCGGCAGTGGTCGACCGTCGGTTCGAGCAATCTTGACCCGCTAAGCCTGGCCTTGAATCTGGAGGCCAACCTGATTATCCGCGATCACGCCTTCAATGCCCGCCTGCACCAGCACCTGCACGACCTCACCGCTCATCGCTGCAAGGCGATCAGCCAGCAGCGGGCGTTGCGCGGCTACTGGTGGCGGGCACCGTTGATCTTCCTGACCTTCCACTTCATCCGCCATTTTCCTGGCCTGGTCGGCTGGCTACCCGCCCATGTACCGCGCTTGAAACCGCTGTATGCAGGCAACCGCGCAGCGCATAAAACCACATGA
- a CDS encoding endonuclease/exonuclease/phosphatase family protein, translated as MSQMELDSRLQVAPPVHSLRVMTVNAHKGFSPLNRHYVLPELREAVRSENADLVFLQEVLGSHRQHGRRHRNWSDVPQYEFLADSLWPVFAYGRNAVYPEGEHGNALLSKFPILRHDNLDVSVHGTEQRGLLHAVLALPADTQLHTVCVHLGLDERQRQQQLRLLCQLLHSLPGDAPVIVAGDFNDWRLRADLVLGECGLHEVFRQAHGRPARSFPARWPLLCLDRIYLRNACAMAPKVMGRRPWTHLSDHLPLTVQVLL; from the coding sequence ATGAGCCAGATGGAACTCGATAGCCGATTGCAGGTAGCACCACCGGTGCATTCACTGCGAGTGATGACGGTCAACGCCCACAAAGGCTTCAGCCCGCTGAACCGCCATTATGTGCTGCCGGAACTGCGCGAAGCGGTACGCAGCGAAAATGCCGACCTGGTGTTTCTCCAGGAGGTGCTGGGCAGCCATCGCCAGCACGGCCGGCGCCACCGCAACTGGTCGGATGTGCCCCAGTACGAGTTCCTCGCCGACAGCCTCTGGCCGGTGTTTGCCTATGGTCGCAACGCCGTGTACCCCGAGGGTGAGCACGGTAACGCGCTGCTGTCTAAGTTCCCGATCCTGCGCCACGACAACCTCGATGTCAGCGTCCATGGCACCGAGCAACGCGGCTTGCTGCATGCGGTGCTGGCGTTGCCGGCAGACACCCAACTGCACACTGTGTGCGTGCACCTGGGGCTGGACGAACGCCAGCGCCAGCAGCAATTGCGCTTGCTCTGCCAGCTGTTGCACAGCCTGCCCGGCGACGCCCCGGTCATCGTCGCCGGCGACTTCAATGACTGGCGTTTGCGTGCCGACTTGGTGCTCGGCGAATGCGGCTTGCACGAAGTGTTCCGCCAAGCCCATGGCCGCCCGGCGCGCAGCTTTCCAGCACGCTGGCCGCTGCTGTGCCTGGACCGCATCTATCTGCGCAACGCCTGCGCCATGGCACCCAAGGTCATGGGCCGCAGACCCTGGACGCACCTGTCGGACCACTTGCCGTTGACCGTGCAGGTACTCTTGTGA
- a CDS encoding ATP-binding protein gives MGDALANAERALILAPAQLSQRALCLLDQAGIQALAAASMEELGWALEQGVGLAIIAAASLNGATHSALHQYLGKQPPWSDLPVVLLTAAPRRGQRSPHSPDTSLGNLFLLQCPFESASLVALAQSSLRARRRQYQARNQNQELERQQHLRQVERMEAIGQLAGGVAHDFNNLLTGIGGSLALMGTRLQQGRTDALPGLLNLSQEAVKRATRLTQGLLAFASRQSLDAQPVQLGRLLGAECLRPVLGPQIKLKVQIAPDLWSVEVDPLQLREALDNLLNNAQEAMPNGGCLTVSAHNQHLDASQCDGHCLPAGDYVLINFHDNGCGMAQSTLERAFDPFFTTKPIGQGTGLGLSMVYGFSKQSQGHVQLHSRIGHGTQVDLFLPRYERQPAPSAPLQTPASATGAAANVLIVEDDATVRLLVHQALDEQGYVCKVAADANAALAILQGGEPVDLLVSDVGLPGMNGRQLAEIARTLRPALRVLFITGYAETALVRNRFLDPGMQMLCKPFEFAQLTAKVAQMLGKGGQP, from the coding sequence GTGGGCGACGCATTAGCCAATGCCGAACGAGCGTTGATTCTGGCTCCAGCGCAGTTGAGCCAACGGGCCCTGTGCCTGCTTGATCAGGCAGGCATCCAGGCCCTGGCGGCTGCCAGCATGGAAGAACTGGGGTGGGCGCTGGAGCAAGGTGTGGGCTTGGCAATCATTGCCGCTGCCTCGCTCAACGGTGCCACTCACTCGGCCCTGCATCAGTACCTTGGCAAGCAGCCACCTTGGTCGGATTTGCCGGTGGTATTGCTGACCGCAGCGCCCAGGCGCGGCCAACGTTCGCCCCACAGCCCTGACACCAGCCTCGGCAACCTGTTCCTGCTGCAATGTCCATTCGAATCTGCCAGCCTCGTCGCCCTCGCCCAATCTTCTTTGCGCGCCCGGCGCCGCCAATACCAAGCCCGCAACCAGAACCAGGAACTGGAACGACAACAGCACCTGCGCCAGGTCGAAAGAATGGAGGCTATCGGCCAGTTGGCCGGTGGCGTCGCCCATGACTTCAACAACTTGCTCACTGGCATCGGTGGCAGCCTGGCGCTGATGGGCACACGCTTGCAGCAGGGCCGCACAGACGCCCTGCCCGGCCTGCTGAACCTCAGCCAGGAGGCCGTCAAACGCGCTACACGCCTGACCCAGGGGCTGCTGGCGTTCGCCAGCCGGCAATCACTCGATGCCCAGCCGGTGCAACTGGGCAGGCTTTTGGGTGCTGAGTGCCTGAGGCCGGTGCTGGGCCCGCAGATCAAACTAAAGGTGCAGATCGCCCCTGACCTGTGGTCGGTCGAAGTCGATCCACTGCAGTTGCGCGAGGCCCTCGACAACCTGCTCAACAATGCCCAGGAGGCCATGCCCAATGGCGGCTGCCTGACGGTCAGTGCCCATAATCAGCACCTTGACGCCAGCCAGTGTGATGGCCATTGCCTGCCTGCCGGTGACTATGTACTGATCAACTTCCATGACAATGGCTGCGGCATGGCGCAGAGCACGCTGGAGCGGGCATTCGATCCATTCTTCACCACCAAGCCGATCGGCCAGGGTACCGGCCTGGGGCTGTCGATGGTGTATGGCTTCAGCAAGCAGTCCCAGGGCCATGTCCAATTGCACAGCCGCATCGGCCATGGTACCCAGGTCGACCTGTTCTTGCCGCGATACGAGCGCCAGCCTGCACCGTCAGCGCCTCTGCAGACGCCGGCATCGGCCACTGGCGCTGCGGCCAACGTGCTGATCGTCGAAGATGACGCTACCGTGCGCCTGCTGGTGCACCAGGCGCTGGATGAGCAAGGCTACGTGTGTAAGGTAGCCGCCGACGCCAATGCGGCCCTGGCGATCCTTCAGGGCGGGGAGCCGGTCGACTTGCTGGTCAGCGATGTCGGGCTGCCGGGCATGAATGGCCGTCAGCTGGCGGAAATTGCCCGTACTTTGCGCCCGGCGCTGAGAGTGCTGTTCATCACCGGCTACGCCGAAACCGCTTTGGTGCGTAATCGCTTTCTCGACCCTGGCATGCAGATGCTCTGCAAGCCTTTCGAGTTCGCTCAGTTGACCGCCAAAGTCGCGCAAATGCTCGGCAAGGGTGGCCAGCCATGA
- a CDS encoding tetratricopeptide repeat protein, which yields MSKQRQYTLISLTLLIILGLGGYFWRDDSPAPTPALKHSYSKALTMAHDGQPGAARVLYQQLGRSDLSPIRRASLYSELPNYPSPLALKLASRDLQHDDPLVRRAAIASIQAMLPGAQRSLVLGPLLDDEEQSVRFAVVDALLGLGPDDIGLYFGPLQQVLEQYQQMLAQRRDDASAQLHLAQLYLHENSYQEAAQALQRTLQLAPDNLEALAAQVQLLERQNQTDASRQLLAKALQQRPDSAFLQHELGRWLLRHGQDEYALLAFARALELEPDNSDYRYTLATSLHQLEQVDAAQKQLETILARQPANRKARVLLIEYWKETGQLQNVQVLLAQLEQQNPDDPLVQQGL from the coding sequence ATGTCCAAACAGCGCCAGTACACGCTCATCAGCCTGACCCTGCTCATCATCCTCGGCCTGGGTGGCTATTTCTGGCGTGACGACAGCCCTGCGCCCACCCCCGCGCTCAAGCACAGCTACAGCAAGGCACTGACCATGGCCCACGACGGCCAGCCCGGCGCTGCGAGGGTGCTCTACCAACAGTTGGGGCGCAGCGACCTGTCGCCGATCCGTCGCGCCAGCCTGTACAGCGAACTGCCCAATTATCCCTCGCCCCTGGCCCTGAAGCTGGCCAGCCGCGACCTGCAACATGACGATCCACTGGTGCGCCGCGCCGCCATTGCCAGCATTCAGGCCATGCTGCCCGGCGCCCAGCGCAGCCTGGTACTCGGCCCGCTGCTCGACGATGAAGAGCAAAGCGTGCGCTTTGCCGTGGTCGATGCCCTGCTCGGCCTGGGGCCGGATGACATCGGCCTGTACTTCGGCCCGCTGCAACAGGTGCTGGAGCAGTACCAGCAGATGCTCGCCCAGCGCCGCGACGATGCCAGCGCGCAATTGCACCTGGCGCAGCTCTACCTGCACGAGAACAGCTACCAGGAGGCGGCACAAGCACTGCAGCGTACCCTGCAATTGGCGCCGGACAACCTCGAGGCCCTGGCCGCCCAGGTACAGTTGCTGGAGCGCCAGAACCAGACCGACGCCTCGCGGCAGCTACTGGCCAAAGCCCTGCAACAACGCCCGGACTCCGCCTTCCTGCAGCACGAACTGGGCCGCTGGCTGCTGCGCCACGGCCAGGACGAGTACGCCCTGCTGGCCTTCGCCAGGGCCCTGGAGCTTGAACCGGACAACAGCGACTACCGCTACACCCTGGCCACCAGCCTGCACCAGCTGGAACAGGTCGATGCCGCGCAAAAACAGCTGGAAACCATCCTCGCCCGGCAACCGGCCAACCGCAAAGCCCGGGTACTGCTGATCGAGTACTGGAAAGAAACCGGTCAGTTGCAGAACGTGCAGGTGCTGCTGGCCCAACTGGAGCAGCAGAACCCCGACGATCCCTTGGTGCAGCAAGGTTTGTAA
- a CDS encoding efflux transporter outer membrane subunit: protein MNRSVKLFVPSLLALALAACAVGPDYQAPGTAAAQLSAANEPTAKAAFDRSRFESIWWKQFDDPVLNQLVSQSLDGNRELRVAFARLKAARAIRDDVSNDALPTVTSRASADLGKGQVPGQTDDRVNSERYDLGLDMAWELDLFGRIQRQLEASEAEQDAAQADLQQLQVSLIAELVDAYGQLRGAQLREKIALANLKTQQDSRGITETLRDAGVGNDLDVVRADARLAAVEASVPQLQAEQVRARNRIATLLGQRPDALAIDLSPAQLPAIAKALPVGDPGELLKRRPDIRSAERQLAAATANIGVATADLFPRVSLSGFLGFTAGRGSQLGSSAAKAWALGPSITWAAFDLGSVRARLRGANADAEGALANYEQQVLLALEESENAFSDYSKRQQRLLALLRQSEASRKAADLASIRYREGTVDYLVLLDAERERLSAEDAQAQGEVDLYRGIVAIYKALGGGWQAESVATN, encoded by the coding sequence ATGAACCGCAGTGTGAAACTCTTTGTGCCTAGCCTGCTGGCCCTGGCCCTGGCCGCCTGTGCGGTGGGCCCGGACTACCAGGCACCCGGCACCGCCGCTGCGCAACTGAGCGCGGCCAATGAGCCGACCGCCAAGGCTGCGTTCGACCGCAGCCGCTTTGAAAGCATCTGGTGGAAGCAGTTCGACGACCCGGTACTCAACCAACTGGTCAGCCAGTCGCTGGACGGTAACCGTGAACTGCGTGTGGCCTTTGCCCGTCTGAAAGCGGCGCGGGCGATCCGTGACGATGTCAGCAACGATGCCCTGCCAACCGTAACCAGCCGCGCCAGTGCCGACCTGGGTAAAGGCCAGGTCCCCGGCCAGACCGACGATCGGGTCAACAGCGAGCGCTATGACCTGGGCCTGGACATGGCCTGGGAGCTGGACCTGTTCGGCCGCATCCAGCGCCAGCTGGAAGCCAGCGAGGCTGAGCAGGACGCCGCCCAGGCCGACCTGCAGCAGTTGCAGGTCAGCCTGATCGCCGAACTGGTGGATGCCTATGGCCAACTGCGCGGTGCGCAACTGCGCGAGAAAATCGCCCTGGCCAACCTCAAGACCCAGCAGGATTCGCGGGGCATTACCGAAACCCTGCGTGACGCCGGGGTCGGCAACGACCTTGACGTGGTGCGCGCCGATGCCCGCCTGGCAGCGGTGGAAGCCAGCGTGCCGCAATTGCAGGCCGAACAGGTGCGGGCGCGCAACCGCATCGCCACCCTGCTCGGCCAGCGCCCGGATGCCCTGGCCATCGACCTGTCGCCTGCGCAGCTGCCGGCCATCGCCAAGGCCTTGCCGGTGGGTGACCCGGGCGAGCTGCTCAAACGCCGTCCGGATATCCGCAGCGCCGAACGCCAGTTGGCCGCGGCCACGGCCAACATCGGCGTGGCTACCGCCGACTTGTTCCCACGGGTCAGCCTCAGCGGCTTTCTCGGCTTTACCGCCGGGCGCGGCTCACAGCTTGGCTCTTCGGCCGCCAAGGCTTGGGCCCTGGGCCCGAGCATCACCTGGGCGGCGTTCGACCTGGGCAGTGTGCGCGCTCGCCTGCGCGGCGCCAACGCCGATGCCGAGGGCGCCCTGGCCAATTACGAGCAGCAGGTGCTGCTGGCCCTGGAGGAATCGGAAAACGCCTTCAGTGACTACAGCAAACGCCAACAACGGCTGCTGGCCCTGCTGCGCCAGAGCGAAGCCAGCCGCAAGGCGGCGGACCTGGCCTCGATTCGCTACCGCGAAGGCACGGTGGATTACCTGGTGCTGCTCGATGCCGAGCGCGAACGTCTGAGCGCCGAAGATGCCCAGGCTCAGGGTGAAGTCGACCTGTACCGCGGCATCGTCGCCATCTACAAGGCCCTGGGTGGTGGCTGGCAGGCCGAGAGTGTGGCGACGAACTGA
- a CDS encoding efflux RND transporter permease subunit translates to MNFSKFFITRPIFAAVLSLLILIAGSISLFQLPISEYPEVVPPTVVVRANFPGANPKVIGETVAAPLEQAITGVENMLYMSSQSTADGKVTLTVTFALGTDLDNAQVQVQNRVTRTQPKLPEEVTRIGITVDKASPDLTMVVHLTSPDNRYDMLYLSNYAILNIKDELARLGGVGDVQLFGMGDYSLRVWLDPNKTASRNLTASDVVAAIREQNRQVAAGQLGAPPAPGATSFQLSVNTQGRLVSEEEFENIIIRSGANGEITRLKDIARVELGSSQYALRSLLNNQPAVAIPIFQRPGSNAIEISDEVRAKMAELKKDFPEGMDYSIVYDPTVFVRGSIEAVVHTLFEALILVVLVVILFLQTWRASIIPLVAVPVSLIGTFAVMHLFGFSLNALSLFGLVLAIGIVVDDAIVVVENVERNIGLGLKPLEATQKAMGEVTGPIIATALVLCAVFVPAAFISGLTGQFYKQFALTIAISTVISAFNSLTLSPALAAVLLKEHHAPKDRFSKVLERLLGGWLFGPFNRFFDRASHGYVGAVGRVIRSSGIALFVYGGLIIMTWLGFSSTPTGFVPAQDKQYLVAFAQLPDAASLDRTEAVIKKMSEIALKQPGVADSVAFPGLSINGFTNSPNSGIVFTPLKPFDERKDPSQSAAAIAAALNAQFADIEDAYIAIFPPPPVQGLGTIGGFRLQIEDRGNLGYEALYKETQNIIAKSHNVPELAGLFTSYQVNVPQVDAAIDREKAKTHGVAISDIFDTLQIYLGSLYANDFNRFGRTYQVNVQAEQQFRLEAEQIGQLKVRNNQGEMIPLATFIKVSDTSGPDRVMHYNGFITAEINGAAAPGYSSGQAEKAIEKLLKDELPNGMTFEWTELTYQQILAGNTALFVFPLCVLLAFLVLAAQYESWSLPLAVILIVPMTLLSAITGVILSGGDNNIFTQIGLIVLVGLACKNAILIVEFAKDKQAEGLDPLAAVLEACRLRLRPILMTSIAFIMGVVPLVFSSGAGAEMRHAMGVAVFSGMIGVTFFGLLLTPVFFVLIRRYVERSQARKAARALKLETHA, encoded by the coding sequence ATGAATTTTTCCAAGTTTTTCATTACCCGGCCGATCTTCGCCGCAGTGCTGTCGCTGCTGATCCTGATCGCCGGCAGCATCTCGCTGTTCCAGCTGCCGATCAGCGAATACCCGGAAGTCGTGCCGCCCACCGTGGTGGTGCGCGCCAACTTCCCCGGTGCCAACCCGAAAGTGATCGGCGAAACCGTTGCCGCGCCACTTGAACAGGCGATTACCGGGGTCGAGAACATGCTTTACATGTCCTCGCAATCCACTGCCGACGGCAAAGTGACCCTGACCGTCACCTTTGCCCTGGGCACTGACCTGGACAACGCCCAGGTGCAGGTGCAGAACCGTGTAACCCGGACCCAGCCCAAGCTGCCCGAGGAAGTCACGCGCATCGGTATTACCGTCGACAAGGCCTCGCCCGACCTGACCATGGTCGTGCACCTGACCTCGCCGGACAACCGCTACGACATGCTCTACCTGTCCAACTACGCCATCTTGAACATCAAGGATGAGCTGGCACGCCTGGGCGGTGTCGGTGACGTGCAACTGTTCGGCATGGGCGACTACTCGTTGCGGGTGTGGCTCGACCCGAACAAGACCGCCTCGCGCAACCTGACCGCCAGCGATGTGGTGGCGGCCATTCGCGAGCAGAACCGTCAGGTGGCGGCCGGTCAACTCGGTGCACCGCCAGCACCTGGGGCTACCAGCTTCCAGTTGTCGGTCAACACCCAGGGCCGCCTGGTCAGTGAAGAAGAGTTCGAAAACATCATCATCCGCTCCGGTGCCAACGGCGAAATCACCCGCCTGAAAGACATCGCCCGGGTCGAGCTCGGTTCCAGCCAGTACGCCCTGCGCTCGCTGCTGAACAACCAGCCGGCGGTGGCCATCCCGATCTTCCAGCGCCCTGGCTCCAACGCCATCGAGATCTCCGATGAGGTCCGGGCAAAAATGGCCGAGCTGAAGAAGGACTTCCCTGAAGGCATGGACTACAGCATCGTCTATGACCCGACGGTGTTCGTCCGTGGTTCCATCGAAGCGGTCGTGCACACCCTGTTCGAAGCGCTGATCCTGGTAGTACTGGTCGTTATTCTGTTCCTGCAGACCTGGCGCGCCTCGATCATCCCGCTGGTGGCCGTGCCGGTATCACTGATCGGTACCTTCGCGGTGATGCACCTGTTCGGCTTCTCGCTCAACGCCCTGTCGCTGTTCGGCCTGGTACTGGCCATCGGTATCGTGGTGGACGATGCCATCGTTGTGGTGGAGAACGTCGAGCGTAACATCGGCCTGGGGCTCAAGCCCCTGGAAGCCACGCAAAAGGCCATGGGTGAAGTGACCGGGCCGATCATCGCCACGGCGCTGGTGCTGTGTGCGGTGTTCGTACCGGCCGCGTTTATCTCCGGCCTCACCGGGCAGTTCTACAAGCAGTTCGCGTTGACCATCGCCATCTCTACGGTGATCTCGGCCTTCAACTCCCTGACCCTGTCGCCGGCCCTGGCCGCAGTACTGCTCAAGGAACACCACGCACCCAAGGACCGTTTCTCGAAAGTGCTCGAGCGCCTGCTCGGTGGCTGGCTGTTCGGCCCGTTCAACCGCTTCTTCGACCGTGCCAGCCATGGCTACGTCGGCGCCGTCGGCCGGGTCATCCGCAGCAGCGGTATCGCCCTGTTCGTCTATGGCGGCCTGATCATCATGACCTGGCTGGGCTTCTCTTCGACGCCTACCGGTTTCGTGCCGGCGCAAGACAAGCAGTACCTGGTGGCCTTCGCGCAACTGCCCGATGCTGCAAGCCTTGATCGCACGGAAGCGGTGATCAAGAAGATGAGCGAGATCGCCCTCAAGCAGCCAGGAGTTGCTGACTCGGTGGCCTTCCCGGGCCTGTCGATCAACGGCTTCACCAACAGCCCCAACAGCGGCATCGTGTTCACCCCGCTCAAGCCGTTCGATGAGCGCAAGGACCCGAGCCAGTCGGCCGCAGCGATTGCTGCCGCGCTGAACGCGCAGTTCGCCGATATCGAAGACGCCTACATCGCCATCTTCCCGCCGCCGCCAGTACAAGGGCTGGGCACCATCGGTGGTTTCCGCCTGCAAATCGAGGACCGTGGCAACCTGGGTTATGAAGCGCTGTACAAGGAAACCCAGAACATCATCGCCAAGAGCCACAACGTGCCGGAGCTGGCCGGGTTGTTCACCAGCTACCAGGTCAACGTGCCGCAGGTCGATGCTGCCATCGACCGGGAAAAAGCCAAGACCCACGGTGTAGCGATCAGCGATATCTTCGACACCCTGCAAATCTACCTGGGTTCGTTGTATGCCAACGACTTCAACCGCTTTGGCCGTACTTACCAGGTAAACGTCCAGGCCGAGCAGCAGTTCCGCCTTGAAGCCGAGCAGATCGGCCAGCTCAAGGTGCGCAACAACCAGGGCGAGATGATCCCGCTGGCGACCTTCATCAAGGTCAGCGACACCTCGGGGCCGGACCGCGTGATGCACTACAACGGCTTCATCACCGCCGAGATCAACGGTGCCGCAGCGCCTGGCTACAGCTCCGGACAAGCGGAGAAAGCCATCGAGAAGCTGCTCAAGGACGAACTGCCCAACGGCATGACCTTCGAATGGACGGAGCTTACCTACCAGCAGATCCTGGCCGGTAACACCGCGCTGTTCGTCTTCCCGCTCTGCGTGCTGCTGGCCTTCCTGGTGCTGGCCGCCCAGTACGAAAGCTGGAGCCTGCCGCTGGCGGTGATCCTGATCGTGCCGATGACCCTGCTGTCGGCGATCACCGGGGTGATTCTGTCCGGTGGCGACAACAACATCTTCACCCAGATCGGCTTGATCGTACTGGTGGGGCTGGCGTGCAAGAACGCCATCCTGATCGTCGAGTTCGCCAAGGACAAACAGGCTGAAGGCCTCGACCCGCTGGCCGCGGTACTGGAAGCCTGCCGCCTGCGTCTGCGGCCGATCCTGATGACGTCGATCGCCTTCATCATGGGTGTGGTGCCGCTGGTGTTCTCTTCCGGCGCCGGTGCTGAAATGCGTCACGCCATGGGTGTGGCGGTGTTCTCCGGGATGATCGGGGTGACCTTCTTCGGTCTGCTGCTGACGCCGGTGTTCTTTGTCCTGATCCGCCGTTACGTGGAACGCAGCCAGGCCCGCAAAGCGGCGCGTGCGCTGAAGCTGGAGACTCATGCATGA